From a region of the Castanea sativa cultivar Marrone di Chiusa Pesio chromosome 10, ASM4071231v1 genome:
- the LOC142613194 gene encoding histone acetyltransferase of the MYST family 1, which yields MGSLDSPRERENGNGNGGCRSPGDPKLGDGGMVVVVESEAMKKRRASMLPLEVGTRVMCRWRDSKYHPVKVIERRKMNSAGPNDYEYYVHYTEFNRRLDEWVKLEQLDLDSVETVVDEKVEDKVTSLKMTRHQKRKIDETHVEGHEELDAASLREHEEFTKVKNIATIELGRYEIETWYFSPFPPEYNDCVKLYFCEFCLNFMKRKEQLQRHMRKCDLKHPPGDEIYRCGTLSMFEVDGKKNKVYGQNLCYLAKLFLDHKTLYYDVDLFLFYVLCECDDRGCHMVGYFSKEKHSEESYNLACILTLPPYQRKGYGKFLIAFSYELSKKEGKVGTPERPLSDLGLLSYRGYWTRVLLDILKKHKGNISIKELSDMTAIKAEDILATLQSLELIQYRKGQHVICADPKVLDRHLKAAGRGGLEVDVSKLIWTPYKEQG from the exons atgggaTCGTTAGAttcaccgagagagagagagaacgggAACGGGAACGGTGGGTGCAGGAGTCCCGGAGATCCAAAACTTGGCGATGGAGGAATGGTAGTAGTAGTAGAATCAGAGGCGATGAAGAAGAGGAGAGCGAGTATGCTGCCACTGGAGGTCGGTACTCGCGTCATGTGCCGTTGGAGGGACTCCAAATACCACCCCGTCAAAGTCATCGAACGCCGCAAAATGAACTCCGCTGGCCCCAACGATTACGAGTACTACGTCCACTACACCGAGT TCAATAGGAGGCTTGATGAATGGGTGAAGCTTGAACAACTTGATCTCGATTCTGTAGAGACTGTTGTTGATGAGAAGGTGGAGGACAAG GTTACAAGCTTGAAAATGACACGCCACCAGAAGCGAAAGATTGACGAGACACATGTAGAG GGTCATGAAGAGCTTGATGCTGCCAGTTTGCGAGAACATGAAGAGTTCACAAAAGTGAAAAATATAGCAACTATAGAGCTTGGAAGATATGAGATCGAGACATGGTACTTTTCCCCCTTTCCACCGGAATACAATGATTGTGTGAAGTTGTACTTCTGTGAGTTTTGCCTCAATTTCATGAAGCGTAAAGAACAACTTCAGAGGCATATG AGGAAGTGCGATCTCAAGCATCCCCCTGGAGATGAGATATACCGATGTGGTACATTGTCAATGTTTGAG GTTGATGGAAAAAAGAACAAGGTTTATGGGCAGAATCTTTGTTATTTGGCAAAATTGTTTCTTGATCACAAGACCCTCTATTATGACGTTGACCTCTTTCTGTTCTATGTATTGTGTGAATGTGATGATCGAGGATGCCACATGGTTGGTTATTTTTCTAAG GAAAAGCATTCAGAGGAGTCTTATAATTTAGCATGTATCCTCACCCTTCCTCCCTATCAAAGGAAAGGCTATGGAAAATTTCTAATTGCCTTTT CTTATGAACTTTCCAAAAAAGAAGGTAAAGTCGGCACACCTGAAAGACCCCTTTCTGATCTTGGGCTATTGAGCTACAGAGGATACTGGACCCGGGTTCTTTTGGACATATTGAAAAAGCACAAGGGCAATATTTCTATCAAG GAACTTAGTGACATGACAGCCATTAAGGCGGAGGATATCCTGGCCACCCTTCAGAGCTTAGAACTGATTCAGTACAGGAAAGGGCAGCATGTCATCTGTGCTGATCCAAAGGTCTTGGATCGTCATCTAAAAGCTGCTGGTCGTGGGGGTCTTGAGGTTGATGTTAGCAAATTGATATGGACTCCTTATAAAGAACAAGGTTGA
- the LOC142612901 gene encoding uncharacterized protein LOC142612901 produces MGNEYNRFPHQKLDLHSRNTYLPMLCSKPSIKDVIIPKWEDRSVSFSNDPLSPRISCMGQVKRNNKVVGFPATHSKLNQNTRHSTNNINNNNNNNSVKYSKLKKMFSSKNLPTRATTTTASCGSRRRVSTNGSNENRTCISIVDMDPPLPVIKKEQKPKGEDADSLWKRRSGGVALKTLQLQQIHHPRHHLQPTTV; encoded by the coding sequence CCATTCAAGAAACACATATCTGCCCATGTTGTGTTCAAAACCATCCATCAAAGATGTTATAATTCCCAAATGGGAAGATCGCTCTGTGTCCTTCTCCAACGACCCTTTGTCCCCCAGAATCAGTTGCATGGGCCAAGTGAAAAGGAACAACAAAGTAGTTGGCTTTCCAGCTACTCACAGCAAGCTCAACCAAAACACCAGACATAGTActaacaacatcaacaacaacaacaacaataacagtGTCAAGTACTCCAAGCTCAAGAAAATGTTCTCTAGCAAAAACCTGCCCACCAgggccaccaccaccactgctAGCTGTGGAAGCAGGAGACGAGTGAGCACGAATGGTAGCAACGAGAATCGTACTTGTATAAGCATTGTTGATATGGATCCTCCATTGCCAGTCATCAAGAAGGAGCAAAAGCCTAAAGGAGAGGATGCAGACAGTCTTTGGAAGAGAAGATCTGGTGGGGTTGCACTGAAAACTTTACAGCTTCAACAAATTCATCATCCTAGGCATCATCTTCAACCTACCACCGTTTGA